From the Pelorhabdus rhamnosifermentans genome, the window TACAGCTGTCGTGCATTCCAACAATAAGGAACACATTATTCAGGCCGGTTTGGCGCTTCCATTTAGTCGTCTGACGATTAATCAGTCTTCTGCTACTAATACCGGAGGTAGTTTTTATAATGGGTTCAATCCTAGTACAACTTTAGGCTGCGGTTCATGGGGCAATAACAGTATTTCAGAAAACCTGACTTACACTCACTTAATTAACATATCGCGTATTGGCTATTTCAATAAAGATGCCAAGGTTCCTACGGATGACGAAATTTGGTCGCTCTATTCATAACAGAGGAGGAGCTTGATGATGCAGAGGCTTCAGGTAAGACCTCAGATTCATCAGTAATCACGTACAGGAATTTGCCGAGTTCTTCAAAAGCGGAGCAGGAGATTTAATTTTAACTCATGAGTTTTTGTACACGCCATATTTGCAGGAATTGCATTTTAATGTAGATTTTTTGTTTCAAGAAAAATAAGGTGTAGGTGAACCGTCTGATGAGATGATTGATGCTATTATTCAGGCGATGGAAGAGAAAGAATGCAAACGAATTATTGCCATTGGCGACGGTACAGTAATTGATATTGCAAAGCTATTGATAATAAAGGATGTTAAACATGCACTAGACTTATTTGAAAAAACGATTCCTTAAACCTTGAAAGAAGTCGTGAAAAAATTTTTTCGAGCAGAGTGTCCGTACATTCAATGCGTTGTGCCTGTTTTTGAAGTAAGTGAAGACTTGATTCAGCAGGCCTTGCATATTTTAAGACAGGGGAATATAGTATGATGAAGCGAAGTGTTTCTAAAATAGGAGGACCTGACAGTGACATGATTGATACTGCCAGGTCCTTTATTATATAAAAAAATTTATTGAACTTATTTGTTTCGTTGATCAGAAATTTATCTTGCCTGAAAGTGTTTTTAGACGAAAATATTATCACAAAATATTATCAGATTTATTTGACTTGTTCTTTAATATATGCTATTTAAAAATCATAAGTAATAAATTTAAAATTTCATATAGATGGAAATAGGTGCCATTGCATTGACGATAAATTTTACGCTTAATTCCGTAGTAGCTCTTCTACTCACACAAATAGACACGATTGTCAAAGCCGCTGCGCCGGCAGCAGTAAACAAGATTATTGCTCATTTGGAGTCGGAAGAAAAAACCTTGTCCAGCTTTTTTGTGACCAAAATTCGAGACCCATTGAGGTGATGCTGTTAACCGATATCGAAACAACGGTTGTGTCTGAATTATCAGCTGGTTTAACTACCGCACTACAAGATATACTTAAAAAATTAGAAAGCCAAAAATAATGATTTTAGCCCAGAAGATGTATCGCGGGATTTTTATTGATTATTTTTTAGTGCGGCAGCAAGCTGGGTTAACTCAAGGGTTCGGTCGCTGCGTGGTAAGGTGATGTTATGTGGGCATACATTAATACACCGCTTTTAGCCAGGCGTTCGGATGGGAAGTGCAAGTGCCGCCGCATCCTTTGCTTGTAACTTCATTGGGAATTGCTATGTTCGGATAAAAATAAATGGTTACTATGCCAAGAATAAGCAGAATCGTTACTAACAATAATCCCCATGCTAAGAGGGCTTCTTTCGAGTACCAATAAGAAAAGAGTAGTTGCCAAGAACTTGCAGGAGTTAATTTATGCATGAGTAGCCTCCTCAATGGAAAATAACTACAGATAAAGGAGTATATGTATTAGTAAGTGCGTCATATGCCAAACTGAAATGAAACATGATTCTCATGGTTAAATTCTTTTGACGGATAAATTTATCTGTGTTAGAATAATAACAAGAAAATTTATTAATTTAATAAAAATTTCATAACGATGGAAATAGGTGCCCTTAGGGGCTTAATAGGGAAGTCCGGTAAAATACCGGCGCGGTCCCGCCACTGTAATGGGAAGCAAACTCAAAAAATGCCACTGAGACGAATTGTCTTGGGAAGGTTTGAGGAAGCGATGATCCAGAGCCAGGAGAACTGCCTATTTAACAGTCGCCGTTTGACCTGCGAGAGATGGGGAGGAGATTGGTACGATAGCTTTTTTATTGTACTTATTTTATCCCAGTATCGTTGATACTGGGATTTATGTTTTTAGTTATTAAAAACATCTCCTGGATAGCCGGAAGATGTTTTTTTTATAATGTTTTTCTCTTTATCCGAGAGCGATAATGAGGGGGATGTGGAAGGCTTTACCCTTTCATGTTGATACCTTCATTGTCTAGCTTAGGAATTTTATGTAATTAAAAATTTTGTCTAATAAAAATTTCATAACGATGGAAATAGGTGCCCTGAGGGGCTTAATAGGGAAGTCCGGTGAAATACCGGCGCGGTCCCGCCACTGTAATGGGAAGCAAACTCAAGAAATGCCACTGAGACGAATTGTCTTGGGAAGGTTTGAGGAAGCGATGATCCAGAGCCAGGAGAACTGCCTATTTAACAGTCGCCGTTTGACCTGCGAGAGATGGGGAGGAGATTTGTACAATAGCTTTTTATTGTACTTATTCTATCCCAGTATTATTGATACTGGGATAGATGTTTTTAGATATTAAAAACATCTCCTGGTTTGAAGGCCAGAAGATGTTTTTTTTATAATATTTCTCTTTTTACCCGAGAGCGATAATGAGGGGGATATGGAAGGTTTAACCCTTTCACGTTAATAACCCTCATTGTCTAGCTTAGGGATCTATAGAATCAGAAATTTTGTTTAACGAACAACAAATTACAAAAAGGAGAGGATTTATTTTGAATGATTGGAGACCTAGTTATCAGAGTAGATGCATGTCAGCTCAGCAAGCGGTGCAACATGTTAAGTCTGGTGATCGAGTGGTAATTGGTCATGCCTGTGGCGAACCGCCTACTTTAGTCGAAGCTTTAGTTGAGCGGGCACCGGAATTGGAAAATGTGGAAATTGTTCATATGGTTGCAATGGGATCAGCCAAGTATGCTCAGCCTGGTATGGAAAAAAGTTTTCGCCACAATGCGCTGTTTGTGGGGGCAACGACACGTAAGGCTGTGGCAGAAAAGCGGGGCGATTTTACACCTTGCTTCTTTTCAGAAGTTCCCCGCCTGTTTCGAAATGGCCTATTATCTGTCGATGTTGTGCTTATGCAAGTAACGCCACCGGATGAGCATGGGTTTTGCAGTTTTGGTGTATCAGACGATTATACAAAAGCTGCGGCAGAAAGTGCTAAACTTGTGATCGCACAAGTCAATCGGTTCTTACCGTGGACAGGTGGAGACAGAATTCATGTCAGTGAGATTGATTGTTTTGTGGAAAAAGATGAGGCTATAGTGGAACTTCAGCCGCCTCCGATTCATGATGTTGAAAAAGCAATCGGTAAAAATGTTGCCAGTTTGGTTGAGAACGGAGCAACATTGCAATTAGGAATTGGCGCTATTCCTGATGCTGTGCTGCTGTTTTTAAAAGATAAAGAAGATTTGGGTTTGCATTCGGAAATGTTTTCTGATGGTGTTGTTGAATTGGCCGAGGCCGGTGTGATGACAAACCGCAAGAAAACGCTGCACCCAGGAAAATTTGTTGCCACTTTTTTAATGGGAACACGCAAGTTGTATGACTTTGTCGATAATAATCCTGATGTGGAAATGTATGGGGTAGATTATGTCAATGATCCCTATATCATTGGTCAAATCGATAATATGGTTTCGATTAATTCGGCATTGCAAGTCGATCTTATGGGACAAGTGAACGCCGAGATGATTGGTACCAAACAATTTAGCGGTGTGGGAGGACAGGTTGACTTTACTCGCGGGGCCAGTCGCTCGCGTAATGGCAAAGCGATTATCGCTATGCCTTCGACAGCCTCGCATGGTAAGATTTCTCGTATTGTGTGTCAGTTAGATACGGGGGCAGCTGTGACGACATCGCGTAATGATGTGCAGTATATTGTGACTGAGTACGGTATTGCCGATTTACGCGGCAAATGCCTGCGGGAGCGAGCCAAGGCTTTAATTGCCGTGAGTCATCCTGATTTTCGGTCGACCTTATTAGCCCAGGCAACAGAGCAAGGATTGATTTAATTAAAATTACATAGCGGAAGGAATGAATAAAACATGGAGAAACAGTACTCAATAAGTGAATTAATTAACAAAGCAAAAATTGCCCAGCAAATTTTTGCGGGCTATACACAAGAGCAAGTCGATCAATTGGTTCGTGTCATAGGCAAAGTCGTTTATGACAATGCCGAAATGTTGGCTCGTGAAACGGTCGATGAAACGAGAATGGGCGTTTATGAAGACAAGGTAGTCAAATGCAAAGGCAAGTCACGGACAATCTGGAATAGCTTAAAAGGGAAAAAATCTGTCGGCATCATTAAAGAAGAACCAGAGAAAGGCCTCGTATATGTGGCAAAGCCGAAGGGGGTTATTGGTGCGATTACTCCAACGACGAATCCCATCGTTACGCCCATGTGCAATGCCATGTTTGCTGTGAAAGGGCGTAATGCCATTATTGTTGCACCTCATCCAAGATCAAAAAAATGCTCCACACACACGGTACAGCTCATTAATGCTGAATTGAAAAAACTGGGTGCTCCGGAAAATGTCATTCAGATTATTGAAGAACCCAGTATCGAAAAGACGCAGGAATTAATGCAATCCGTTGATGTTGTTGTGGCTACAGGTGGCGCCGGCATGGTGAAATCGGCCTATTCAAGCGGAAAACCTTCCTATGGTGTGGGTCCTGGCAATGTTCAGGTTATTATGGACCGCGATTATGATGATAACCAGGCTGCGCAGGATATTATTGCTGGTAAAAAATTTGATAATGGCATTATTTGTTCAGGTGAGCAATGCATTATTGCACCGGCTGAGAAACATGCTGAGATTATGAAATTATTTGTGAAAAATGGTGCTTGCTATTTTGACGATGAAGCGATAGTAGACAAATTTAGACAAGTGATGTTTATTGATGGTACTATTAACGGAAAAATCGTCGGACAGTCTGTTAAGTTTATTGCTAATCTTGCCGGAGTACCTGTACCGGAAGGTTCCCAAGTCATTATTTTAAAAGCCAAAGGCAGGGGCAGTGCCGATATTCTTTGCCGGGAAAAAATGTGTCCCGTTATGATTACCTTTGCTTATGAGACGTTTGAAGATGCGATTGATATTGCGAAAACTAATTTATTGTATGAAGGTGCGGGTCATTCCGCTGTCGTGCATTCCAACAATAAGGAACACATTATTCAGGCCGGTTTAGCGCTTCCATTTAGTCGTCTGACGATTAATCAGCCTTCTTCCACGAATGCCGGAGGCAGTTTTTATAATGGTTTCAACCCTACGACAACCTTAGGTTGCGGTTCATGGGGCAACAACAGTATTTCCGAAAATCTAACGTATACTCACTTAATTAATATATCGCGTATTGGCTATTTCAATAAAGATGCCAAGGTTCCTACGGATGAGGAAATTTGGTCGCTCTAATTTATAAAAGAGGAGGAGATTGAATATGCAGATGCTTCAGGTAAGACCTCAGATTCATCAGTTTAATCACGTACAGGAATTCGCTGAGTTTTTCAATATCGGAGCAGGAGATTTTATTTTAACTCATGAGTTTCTTTATACGCCGTATTTGAAGGAATTACATCTTGACGCGGATTTTTTGTTTCAAGAAAAATATGGTGTAGGTGAACCATCTGATGAGATGATTGATGCGATTATCCAGGCGATGGAAGGGAAAGAATACAAACGGATTATTGCCATTGGCGGCGGTACAGTAATTGACATTGCAAAGCTTTTGACAATAAAGGATGCAAAACATGCACTAGACTTATTTGAAAAAAAGATTCCTTTAATCAAAAGTCGGGAATTGATTCTTGTCCCAACGACTTGCGGAACAGGCAGCGAAGTGACGAATGTTTCTATTGCTGAAATTAAGTCCAAACATACTAAGATGGGGCTTGCCGTGGATGAACTTTACGCGAATCATGCTGTACTCATTCCTGAACTTGTGCGAGGTCTTCCGTACAAATTTTTTGTTACCAGTTCCATTGATGCCTTGATTCATGGCGTCGAATCATTCGTTTCTCCCAAATCCAATGCGTTTACTGAACTGTTTAGCTTGAAAGCCATTGAGACGATTATCAAAGGTTATCAACAAATTATTGAGCGAGGGCCTGATTATCGACTGAATATTTTGTCCAATTTCGCCTTTGGGAGCACTTGGGCGGGGGTTGCTTTTGCAAATACAGGAGTTGGCGCTGTCCATGCTATGTCCTATCCACTTGGCGGAAATTATCATGTCCCGCATGGTGAAGCCAATTATCAATTTTTTATTGAAGTGTTTAAAACCTATAATCATAAGCAGCCTAACGGTAAAATTAAGGAGTTAAATGAATTTTTAGGCAAAATATTGGCAGTGGATGATATTTCTTGCGTATACGACAAATTAGCTGAGCTACTTGAGCAGCTGTTAAATCGCAAGCCACTTCGTGAATATGGCATGAAGGAAGAAGAAATTGAGACGTTTACGGACAATGTTATTTCAGGACAACAGCGATTGCTTGTCAATAATTATGTCCCATTGAGTCGAAATGAAATTCGCGATATCTTTCATGCGCTATATTAATTTGGACAAAAATTTCGGAATTT encodes:
- a CDS encoding 4-hydroxybutyrate dehydrogenase translates to MQMLQVRPQIHQFNHVQEFAEFFNIGAGDFILTHEFLYTPYLKELHLDADFLFQEKYGVGEPSDEMIDAIIQAMEGKEYKRIIAIGGGTVIDIAKLLTIKDAKHALDLFEKKIPLIKSRELILVPTTCGTGSEVTNVSIAEIKSKHTKMGLAVDELYANHAVLIPELVRGLPYKFFVTSSIDALIHGVESFVSPKSNAFTELFSLKAIETIIKGYQQIIERGPDYRLNILSNFAFGSTWAGVAFANTGVGAVHAMSYPLGGNYHVPHGEANYQFFIEVFKTYNHKQPNGKIKELNEFLGKILAVDDISCVYDKLAELLEQLLNRKPLREYGMKEEEIETFTDNVISGQQRLLVNNYVPLSRNEIRDIFHALY
- a CDS encoding acetyl-CoA hydrolase/transferase family protein; translation: MNDWRPSYQSRCMSAQQAVQHVKSGDRVVIGHACGEPPTLVEALVERAPELENVEIVHMVAMGSAKYAQPGMEKSFRHNALFVGATTRKAVAEKRGDFTPCFFSEVPRLFRNGLLSVDVVLMQVTPPDEHGFCSFGVSDDYTKAAAESAKLVIAQVNRFLPWTGGDRIHVSEIDCFVEKDEAIVELQPPPIHDVEKAIGKNVASLVENGATLQLGIGAIPDAVLLFLKDKEDLGLHSEMFSDGVVELAEAGVMTNRKKTLHPGKFVATFLMGTRKLYDFVDNNPDVEMYGVDYVNDPYIIGQIDNMVSINSALQVDLMGQVNAEMIGTKQFSGVGGQVDFTRGASRSRNGKAIIAMPSTASHGKISRIVCQLDTGAAVTTSRNDVQYIVTEYGIADLRGKCLRERAKALIAVSHPDFRSTLLAQATEQGLI
- a CDS encoding aldehyde dehydrogenase family protein, whose product is MEKQYSISELINKAKIAQQIFAGYTQEQVDQLVRVIGKVVYDNAEMLARETVDETRMGVYEDKVVKCKGKSRTIWNSLKGKKSVGIIKEEPEKGLVYVAKPKGVIGAITPTTNPIVTPMCNAMFAVKGRNAIIVAPHPRSKKCSTHTVQLINAELKKLGAPENVIQIIEEPSIEKTQELMQSVDVVVATGGAGMVKSAYSSGKPSYGVGPGNVQVIMDRDYDDNQAAQDIIAGKKFDNGIICSGEQCIIAPAEKHAEIMKLFVKNGACYFDDEAIVDKFRQVMFIDGTINGKIVGQSVKFIANLAGVPVPEGSQVIILKAKGRGSADILCREKMCPVMITFAYETFEDAIDIAKTNLLYEGAGHSAVVHSNNKEHIIQAGLALPFSRLTINQPSSTNAGGSFYNGFNPTTTLGCGSWGNNSISENLTYTHLINISRIGYFNKDAKVPTDEEIWSL